One uncultured Gellertiella sp. genomic window carries:
- a CDS encoding bifunctional diguanylate cyclase/phosphodiesterase: MPVRPLFAEIVPDVPAAASILEAISLPVLVVSASGIIVYANGSAIRDFGHALAGLLLDVLLPHATDALPPCGASREVLDREGRAWEARFTPVDAGHHAVTLRGVSARSEQLERDRLTGLATRDGLSRMLEQMIPEQDGARLPIAVHCFSLDRFRIVNDSLSHAVGDLLLQKVAERLSHACRKQEVIARSGGDEFIILQKDVGEPAEAERMAARLIDLIGRTYVLKGHTINIGISCGVALHEAGLSARDLLRNGALALQDAKRAGGSRYRVFEEAMNQALRARRELEIDIRRALALRQFELHYQPFLDVETNRIRGFEALIRWNHPVRGRVSPLDFIPLAEETGLIGAIGEWVMRTACREAASWPDGMTVAVNVSPVQFKAEGLLAMITSALAHSGLEPHRLEVEVTESLLLDNTDRILQSLHALRDLGVKIAMDDFGTGYSSLSYLQKFPFNKIKIDRSFVQAAHQGADSEAILKAIGNLGCNLGMLITAEGVETTEQLTLIRDNHCTHVQGYLTGKPMPADAIQDFIDIKSREPFHV, translated from the coding sequence ATGCCAGTTCGACCGCTCTTTGCCGAGATTGTTCCCGATGTTCCCGCTGCCGCCAGCATTCTGGAGGCGATATCACTTCCCGTCCTGGTGGTGTCTGCGTCTGGCATCATCGTCTATGCCAATGGCAGTGCCATCCGCGACTTCGGCCATGCCCTTGCCGGTCTGCTGCTGGATGTGCTGTTGCCGCACGCAACGGACGCCTTGCCGCCCTGCGGCGCGTCACGTGAGGTGCTGGACCGGGAGGGCAGGGCCTGGGAGGCGCGTTTTACCCCTGTCGATGCCGGGCATCACGCCGTCACGCTGCGGGGTGTCTCCGCCCGGTCCGAACAGCTGGAGCGGGATCGGCTGACCGGTCTTGCGACCCGCGACGGCCTCAGCCGGATGCTCGAACAGATGATCCCGGAGCAGGATGGCGCCCGTCTGCCGATTGCGGTCCACTGCTTCAGCCTCGACCGGTTCAGGATCGTCAATGACAGCCTCAGCCATGCCGTGGGTGACCTGCTGCTGCAGAAGGTGGCCGAGCGGCTCAGCCATGCCTGTCGCAAGCAGGAGGTCATTGCCCGTTCGGGCGGCGATGAATTCATCATCCTCCAGAAGGATGTCGGGGAACCCGCCGAGGCGGAAAGGATGGCGGCCCGGCTGATCGACCTGATCGGCCGCACCTATGTGCTGAAGGGCCACACGATCAATATCGGCATCAGTTGCGGCGTGGCGCTGCATGAAGCAGGGCTTTCGGCCCGCGACCTCCTGCGCAATGGCGCGCTGGCGCTGCAGGATGCCAAGCGGGCGGGCGGCTCCCGGTATCGGGTTTTCGAAGAGGCGATGAACCAGGCGCTCCGCGCCCGCCGCGAACTCGAAATCGACATCCGGCGGGCGCTGGCGCTCCGGCAATTCGAACTGCATTACCAGCCGTTTCTCGATGTGGAGACCAACCGGATCCGGGGTTTCGAAGCGCTGATCCGCTGGAACCATCCGGTCCGCGGGCGGGTCTCGCCGCTCGACTTCATCCCGCTGGCGGAGGAAACCGGGCTGATCGGGGCGATTGGCGAATGGGTGATGCGGACCGCCTGCCGCGAGGCGGCAAGCTGGCCTGACGGCATGACGGTGGCGGTCAATGTCTCGCCTGTACAGTTCAAGGCGGAGGGGCTTTTGGCGATGATCACCTCGGCGCTCGCCCATTCCGGTCTTGAGCCACACCGGCTTGAGGTCGAGGTCACCGAAAGCCTGCTGCTCGACAATACGGACAGGATACTCCAGTCGCTGCATGCCTTGCGCGACCTCGGCGTGAAGATTGCCATGGACGATTTCGGCACCGGCTATTCATCGCTGAGCTACCTGCAGAAATTCCCGTTCAACAAGATCAAGATCGACCGTTCCTTCGTGCAGGCTGCCCACCAGGGGGCTGACAGCGAGGCCATCCTCAAGGCCATTGGCAATCTCGGCTGCAATCTCGGCATGCTGATCACGGCGGAAGGGGTCGAGACAACCGAACAGCTGACACTGATCCGCGATAATCATTGCACCCATGTCCAGGGCTATCTGACCGGAAAACCGATGCCGGCCGATGCGATCCAGGATTTCATCGACATCAAGAGCAGGGAGCCGTTCCATGTCTGA
- a CDS encoding BLUF domain-containing protein, with amino-acid sequence MSEMLYHLVYYSRNLVSDDETGFAAEIDSILASARRNNPSRGITGALLFNAGCFAQILEGTLDAIEATFERIQQDERHGDVSLLALQPIAARSFPNWAMGFVGNRSSHAGDFARIGLSTGFDLAHMSGDQIHTILKDLTMEQEDAGH; translated from the coding sequence ATGTCTGAAATGCTCTATCATCTGGTCTATTACAGCCGGAACCTTGTATCTGACGACGAAACCGGCTTTGCCGCCGAAATCGACTCGATCCTGGCATCGGCCCGGCGCAACAACCCGTCGCGCGGCATCACCGGGGCGCTGCTGTTCAATGCCGGCTGCTTTGCCCAGATCCTGGAGGGCACGCTCGACGCCATCGAGGCGACCTTCGAGCGCATCCAGCAGGACGAGCGGCATGGCGACGTGTCGCTGCTGGCGCTGCAGCCGATTGCCGCGCGCAGCTTTCCGAACTGGGCGATGGGTTTCGTCGGCAACCGCTCGTCCCACGCCGGCGACTTCGCCCGGATCGGGCTGTCAACCGGCTTCGACCTCGCGCATATGAGCGGCGACCAGATCCACACGATCCTGAAGGATCTGACCATGGAACAGGAAGACGCCGGGCATTAG